A region of Centropristis striata isolate RG_2023a ecotype Rhode Island chromosome 17, C.striata_1.0, whole genome shotgun sequence DNA encodes the following proteins:
- the zgc:153012 gene encoding TSC22 domain family protein 4, translating to MSGGKKRSGFQITSVTSELNQSAPGAVPTVVQSGASPRSAQGSSSQPTTPSLKRRYVSHEAAGLGCSSRFRVVRLAVGGAGGRGEPYCRGRWTCTDFLERQEGAGLRRVMDTMRHAHSLESLEMIGRDMDRGGVHSQDTAHLLAQPIRGRELGLVARSGLSSPSPQQPISIRLPDQQEPMGALGSDSAPPPPSPRPRTIPPPLRLDVDAAGRSVLRLSHSQSGSPPGRPYHPSLTPVQTPAAFSLDQTMFELPGDASSSSNSLIAIDNKIEQAMDLVKSHLMLAVREEVELLRDQIRELQEKNEQLQRENHILRALTHTVHTLHNT from the exons atGAGTGGGGGTAAGAAGAGGAGTGGTTTCCAGATCACCAGTGTTACCTCCGAGTTGAACCAATCAGCTCCCGGCGCGGTCCCGACCGTCGTCCAATCAGGCGCCTCGCCCCGCAGCGCCCAGGGAAGCTCCTCCCAGCCAACCACGCCCTCCCTGAAGAGGAGATATGTGTCCCATGAGGCCGCAGGGCTGGGCTGCTCCTCCAGGTTCCGGGTGGTGCGTCTGGCGGTGGGCGGGGCCGGCGGCCGCGGTGAGCCGTACTGCCGTGGCCGCTGGACCTGCACTGACTTTCTGGAGCGACAGGAAGGGGCGGGGCTCAGGCGGGTGATGGACACCATGAGACACGCCCACTCGCTGGAGTCCCTGGAGATGATTGGTCGGGACATGGACAGGGGTGGAGTCCACTCGCAGGACACCGCCCACCTGCTggctcagccaatcagaggccgGGAGTTGGGGCTGGTGGCGCGCAGCGGCCTGTCCTCCCCCAGCCCCCAACAACCAATCAGCATCCGGCTCCCAGACCAGCAGGAGCCAATGGGAGCCCTGGGTTCTGACTCCGCCCCTCCGCCCCCCTCGCCCCGCCCACGGaccatccctcctcctctccgaTTGGATGTCGACGCTGCAGGACGG tctgtccTCAGGCTGTCTCACTCTCAGTCGGGCTCCCCCCCAGGCAGACCGTACCACCCCAGTCTGACACCGGTCCAGACCCCAGCAGCCTTCAGTCTGGACCAGACCATGTTCGAGCTGCCGGGGGACGCCAG TAGTTCCAGTAACAGTCTGATCGCCATCGACAACAAGATAGAGCAGGCCATG gacctGGTGAAGAGCCACCTGATGCTGGCGgtgagggaggaggtggagctgCTGAGGGATCagatcagagagctgcaggagaagaacgagcagctgcagagagagaaccaCATCCTCAGAgccctcacacacactgtacacacattaCACAACACATAA